The Panthera leo isolate Ple1 chromosome D1, P.leo_Ple1_pat1.1, whole genome shotgun sequence region GGCGCGAAGACCCAAGGGGGCTGTGGCAGGACCAGAGCAGAGAAGGGTGGAGAAGCAGCTCCCAGCCCCTCAGGCGGCGGAGCCCACATGCCAAACTGCTGATGTCACTGGGCCCCCGGCCAGCACTGAAAGAGTCCCGTGTTTTAAAACTGTGACGAGGGAAGAGGGTAAAGCCACCGCCCGGGCAACCCACCTCAGGCCGTGGGCGGGGCTTGCAGAGGCTCCCCTCTCCGGGACTTGCCAGGACCCGGAAGTCCGGTCCGGCGGCACCCCCGTGGTCTGACCTGTCCTCCTGTCCCTCCAGGATCTGATGACCCAGAACGGAATAAGCTATGTCCTCAACGCCAGCAACTCCTGCCCCAAGCCGGACTTCATCTGTGAGAGCCGCTTCATGCGCATTCCCATCAATGACAACTACTGCGAAAAGCTGCTGCCCTGGCTGGACAAGTGCATCGAGTTCATCGGTGAGGGGCGGCCGCTCCGCTGCCCGtgctcggtgggggggggggggggggggggggggggggggcggggccatCGAGTGCACCGTGAGGGGCAGGCGCACTCCTGCCTGTGCTTgtagggggggcagggggcggggccatCGAGTGCACCGTGAGGGGCGGGCGCACTCCTGCCTGTGCTTgtagggggggcagggggcggggccatCGAGTGCACCGTGAGGGGCGGGCGCACTCCTGCCTGTGCTTGtaggggggcaggggcggggacagGGGGCGGGGCCATCGAGTGCACCGTGAGGGGCGGGTGCACTCCTGCCTGTGCTTgtagggggggcagggggcggggccatCGAGTGCATCGTGAGGGGCGGGCGCACTCCTGCCTGTGCTTGTAGGGGGGGTAGGGGGCGGGGCCATCGAGTGCACCGTGAGGGGCGGGTGCACTCCTGCCTGTGCTTgtagggggggcagggggcggggccatCGAGTGCATCGTGAGGGGCGGGCGCACTCCTGCCTGTGCTTgtagggggggcagggggcggggcagggggcggggccatCGAGTGCACCGTGAGGGGCGGGTGCACTCCTGCCTGTGCTTgtagggggggcagggggcggggccatCGAGTGCACCGTGAGGGGCGGGCGCACTCCTGCCTGTGCTTGtaggggggcaggggcggggacagGGGGCGGGACCACCGAGTGCATCGGTGAGGAGCGGGCGCACTCCAGCCTGTGCTCGTGGTGGGGGGGCCAGGGGGGTAGGAGTCTccaagaggagggaggagagggcgctctcctgcctgtgctcgtggtgggggcggggcgggcgggcagTGGGGGCAGGAGTCCCGCAGAGAACAGCATGCAGGAGGCGGGAGGGAAGAGCTTGCGGTCACCGGTCACCggcctgaggtggggctggggctgttggcggcgggggggggggggggaaagggggagggccGGTgaggcccacccccccccacctgggTTGGGGACCCCAGGCCTGACCCCGCCCCCACGGCTCCGCCTCCAGATAGAGCCAAGCTGTCCAGCTGCCAAGTAATCGTCCACTGTCTGGCCGGCATCTCCCGCTCTGCCACCATCGCCATCGCTTACATCATGAAGACCATGGGCATGTCCTCCGATGACGCCTACAGGTAGCCCCGTCTTTCTTCCCTCCCGTCTCCCCCCGCCAGCAACGGAAAGGCCCTGGctcggagggagggagaggcccgagcggggggggggcggggggggcggagCGGGGGGCTCCAGCACTCTCGAGCGGGCGCCTCGGCCGCGCCGCGCCCccagcgtgggggagggggagcggagggagacagggaggccgTCCGGGTTGGCAGGGAGCCCCGAGCCAACACAGCCGCTCTCCTTCCCGCAGGTTCGTGAAGGACCGGCGCCCGTCCATTTCGCCCAACTTCAACTTCCTGGGCCAGCTGCTGGAGTATGAGCGCAGCCTGAAGCTGCTGGCCGCCCTGCAGGGTGACGGGGCGTCCCACCCAGGGAGCCCCGAGCCCCTCCCGGGCCCTGCGGCCCCACTGCCGCCGCTGCCACCACCTACCTCAGAGAGCGCTGCCACCGGGAGCGCGGCGGCCAGCACAGTCAGGGAGGGCGCGCCCGGCGCGGGCGGGGAGCTCCCCGCGCCTTCCTCCAACCCCGCCACCAGCGCGCTGCAACAGGGCCTTCGTGGCCTGCACCTGTCCTCCGACCGCCTCCAGGACACCAACCGCCTGAAGCGCTCCTTCTCGTTGGACATCAAGTCGGCGTATGCCCCGAGCCGGCGGCCCGACGACCCCGGGCCCCCCGACCCTGGGGAGGCCCCCAAGCTCTGCAAGCTGGACAGCCCGTCGGGGGGCGCGCTGGGCCTGCCCTCGCCGGGCCCCGACAGCCCGGACGCGGCGCCGGAGTCGCGCCCGCGCCTCCGCCGGCGGCCGCGGCCTCCAGCCGGCTCCCCAGCGCGCTCCCCCGCGCACGGCCTCGGCCTGAACTTCGGCGATGCCTCCCGCCAGACTCCGCGGCTCGGCCTCTCGGCCCTGTCGGCACCCGGGCTGCCCGGCCCCGGCCAGCCCGTGGGCCCCGGGAGCTGGGCGCCGCCGCTCGACTCTCCGGGCACGCCGTCGCCCGACGGGCCCTGGTGCTTCAGCCCGGAGGGGGCGCAGGGCGCCGGCGGCGCGCGGTTCGCACCGTTTGGCCGGGCGGGCGCGCAGGGCGCGGGGGGCGGCGACCTGCGGCGGCGAGAGGCGGCGCGGGCCGAGGTCCGGGACGCGCGGACCGGCTGGCCTGAGGAGCCGGCCCCGGAGACGCAATTCAAGCGCCGAAGCTGCCAGATGGAGTTCGAGGAGGGCATGGTGGAGGGGCGCGCGCGCGGCGAGGAGCTGGCCGCCCTGGGCAAGCAGGCCAGCTTCTCGGGCAGCGTGGAGGTCATCGAGGTGTCCTGACGGCGGCCGGGGACCCGGCGCCCGGCGCTCCGCTGCCCTCCGCCCCCTGGTCTGGGCCGCCAGCAGCCGGGcctactataaatatatattatatataatgcaaaGAAAGGTAAATGGTTTTACTGCGATTTTTATCGAGAAGTAAATATTtcgatttttttatttatttaagctgTTCATTCTGGCAATGATTTGGCAACAGTGCGGGCGGTCCTCGGAGCTCTATTTTTACTGTCTGGTATTTAAACTGAAACACCCGTTTCTAAGCAATATGAGGCCACCTTCAGTCCCGAGCTGGGGTGCCAGGCCTggggtcccctccctgccccctccctcccccaggaaaCACTGCTGACCGTTGCAAAGAGGCTGCCGAGCTTTTGTGCACTTTTTACataagaaaaagggggaaaaaggagaaaaaaaactttgccacaaactgagcctcagaacctccctgtccctccccgccccctcctctccactccttctcttctgctcctgtctcaggctctgcaccaaaGCCTAGGTGGGAGAAgtgtgccaggagctggggtgTGGCGGAGGAGGCTCTGCCGGCTGGAGGCTCCCCCTCACCTGCCCTCCTattgcccccccctcccccgccccattgCCTGGTTGGTGTTACAGGCATTGGGCCTGCAGAGGCTAGGGTGTTCAGAGGGGCTGGGGATAGAACAGGGTAGGGGCGCAGTGAAGGGGGCTCTTGAGTGTCAGATGCTGTGGGTCCCCAGAGCAGGAATGGAGGTAGAgtgccccccccccttgcctGAGCCCAGGTCCAGTTTCGTGGGTTCAGCAAGGCTGTTGGGTAGACgctgctcccctctcctccactttgcAGGTGCCTCCAGCGCCACCTGCCAGGTGGGGGAAACAGCTGGAGTACAGGAGCTTGGCCCCTGGGGCAATCAGGCGGGAGGAGCTGGGCTAGCCAGTGCTGGCTCCATTGGTCAGAGGGCAGATGGATTTAGAGTCTTGTTCTGGGCTCTTCCTgcacccagccccaggccccaggtcAGACTTGGAATTCAGGTATGTTCCTGCaggtggggcggtggggagggcggggggggggttctcCACGAGGAGCTGGCTGCCTCGCAGCCGGAGGTGGCAGTTAAGCACCAGTCAGACCCTTGtgcttctgggggtgggggtcctcaGCTTTGATAAGGACCCCTGACTCAGGCAGGTGCAAGAGGTGGCCCCcagtcctgcccctgccccttggGGTCCTTGGAGAAGAGCAGCTCCTGTACTCCCCTTTCCTGGGGAGCACTCACCTCTGTAGCCTCCCTGGGGTCTTCCACGTGGTGTGCCGGGGGCTTTTTGGCCCGAGTGGGCCAGCCTggtgggaaaggcagggaaaaactccagccaccccctgccccacaccctgTCAGGTCACAGGGACCCACGGCTTTTGGAGGCAGGAGTAGATGACCCCCAATCTTCAGATGTCCTAGAGTctaggggtgggggctggtcaccTTGGGAAGAGGCCAGGGGCTTGGTAGGAGGGGTGGCTGGGGGGGACGGAGTCCTCAGGCAGCGGCCTCTGTGgctgtttcttctgtttgttcttctGTTGACCTGCAGCTCTGTGCACCTGCCATCCCCTCTTTAAGCAAAAGTCCTTTCCGGTTCCCTC contains the following coding sequences:
- the DUSP8 gene encoding dual specificity protein phosphatase 8; its protein translation is MAGDRLPRKVMDAKKLASLLRGGPGGPLVIDSRSFVEYNSWHVLSSVNICCSKLVKRRLQQGKVTIAELIQPAVRGQVEATEPQDVVVYDQSTRDASVLAADSFLSILLSKLDGCFDSVAILTGGFATFSSCFPGLCEGKPAALLPMSLSQPCLPVPSVGLTRILPHLYLGSQKDVLNKDLMTQNGISYVLNASNSCPKPDFICESRFMRIPINDNYCEKLLPWLDKCIEFIDRAKLSSCQVIVHCLAGISRSATIAIAYIMKTMGMSSDDAYRFVKDRRPSISPNFNFLGQLLEYERSLKLLAALQGDGASHPGSPEPLPGPAAPLPPLPPPTSESAATGSAAASTVREGAPGAGGELPAPSSNPATSALQQGLRGLHLSSDRLQDTNRLKRSFSLDIKSAYAPSRRPDDPGPPDPGEAPKLCKLDSPSGGALGLPSPGPDSPDAAPESRPRLRRRPRPPAGSPARSPAHGLGLNFGDASRQTPRLGLSALSAPGLPGPGQPVGPGSWAPPLDSPGTPSPDGPWCFSPEGAQGAGGARFAPFGRAGAQGAGGGDLRRREAARAEVRDARTGWPEEPAPETQFKRRSCQMEFEEGMVEGRARGEELAALGKQASFSGSVEVIEVS